DNA sequence from the Sediminibacillus dalangtanensis genome:
CAATGATGTATGGGTGACCAGCAGAAAAGGAAAAAAAGATTTATTGATTCCTTATATAGAGGATATTGTTAAAACCATTGAGGTCGACCAAAAGCGGGTAACCATAGAGCCGATGGAGGGACTGCTTGACGAATGAAAATAGATATACTGACGCTGTTCCCGGAGATGTTTGACGGAGTAATGAACCATTCGATTTTAAAAAAAGCACAGGAATCAGGAGCATTTCAATATCGCTTGGTCAATTTCCGTGAATATTCACAAAATAAGCATAAAAAGGTGGATGACTATCCATACGGAGGTGGAGCTGGAATGGTTCTCACCCCTCAGCCCGTATTCGACGCTGTGGAAGACTTGTCGGCAGATCGGTCAGATAAAAGGGCGGAACCACGTGTGGTGCTAATGTGTCCCCAAGGGGAGCCTTATAATCAGGCAAAAGCGATGGAACTCGCAAACGAGGAGCATCTAATTTTTATTTGCGGGCATTATGAGGGTTATGACGAAAGGATCCGTGAACATATCGCAACCGATGAAATATCGATTGGTGATTATGTCCTGACAGGTGGAGAATTGGGTGCGATGGTGGTTATTGACAGTGTGGTCCGATTGCTTCCAGGCGTTCTTGGTAATGAATCATCTGCTCCGGAAGATTCATTTTCCACCGGCTTACTCGAGCATCCCCATTATACCAGACCGCTTGATTTTCGCGGTATGCGGGTGCCGGATGTACTGGTATCAGGGAACCACGGCAAGATTGAGGAATGGAGACGCCTGCAATCTTTGAAACGTACTTATCAGCGGCGCAAGGATTTGCTTGATGGGTTTCAATTGACCGACAAAGAAAGACAATGGCTGGAAGGTTTGAATGACGAATAATTGAACTAGAATATACTGGTTGGTCGATTGTTGAATCTATTTCCGGGAATCATCAATAAATAGTTGAAGTAGACGGTATGATATGGTATATTATTTGTTGTGCTTAAACGAAAGTTTAAGCTGGATAAACAATGTTCCGCTGTCTTTATTCTTAAGTTAAGAACGTTGGTTTGGAAGGAGTGTAACAGGATGCAAAATATTCTAGAAGAAGTGACAAGAGAACAGCTTCGCACTGATCATCCTGATTTTCGCCCTGGTGATACGGTAAAAGTCCACGTTAAAGTAGTGGAAGGAAACCGTGAACGTATCCAGGTTTTCGAAGGCGTTGTAATCAAGCGTCAAAACGGCGGAATCAGCGAAACTTTCACTGTTCGTAAGATTTCTTACGGCGTAGGCGTTGAACGTACTTTTCCAGTACATTCACCGCGCATTGATAAGATTGAAGTGAGCCGCCGCGGTAAAGTACGTCGTGCGAAACTTTACTATCTACGCAACCTGCGTGGTAAAGCTGCACGTATTAAAGAAATCCGCTAATTTGAATGCAGGAAAGGAGCTTGAAAAGTCAAGCTCCTTTTTTCTACTTAAAATAGGTAATTAGACTGGTTTGCTGAAATTGAAAAATAGACAATCGGGTGGTATAAGTTACCTGTCGACCGGTTACTGCTTTAAGCCGGATTAAAGCTGTTTTATGGAGGGAAGATAATGGCCAAAAAAAAGAATGAATGGCTGGATTGGATAAAGGCACTTTTGATTGCCGGATTACTGGCAGTTATCGTCCGGATGTTTTTATTCGCTCCTATTGTAGTAGATGGACCGTCCATGCTGCCAACACTGCATAATGGAGATCATATGATTGTAAACAAGTTCAATTATCTAGTTGGTGATCCACATAGATTCGATATCGTGGTATTCCATGCTACAGCCCAGAAAGACTATATAAAGCGGGTCATTGGCATACCGGGCGACCATGTAGAGGTCAAAAATGACACCCTTTATATAAATGGAGAAGCAGTGGAAGAACCATATTTAAAGTCTGCAAAGCAAATGATGGATGGCAACCAGCATTATACCGTCGATTTCAGTCTCGAAGAATTGCCGGGCGGGTATGAGGAGGTGCCGGAAAATCATGTATTGGTGCTTGGGGACAACCGGGGCAATTCAACGGACAGTCGTTTGTTGGGATTGATTTCCTATGATCAACTGGTAGGAGAAGTCCAGTTATTATATTGGCCGTTCGACCGCTTCCGTTTATACACGTGATAACAGCGTTAGAGAAATAACGAACGTTTTTCTTGTTGTATAGGAAATTATAAATTTAACTGTCTGTGGATCATTATTGGCTGAACCAGCCACGTCCAGCTCCAGCGCCTACCCCCTCGAGGTCTTAAGCCCACCCTCTGTGTGGCAAAAAGCGCCACGCCGAGGCTGTTCTTAAGCTTGTCGGGGGTGAGCAAGGCGCTTGCGCTTTTGTCCGTAAAGACGGAAAGGAATAGGTGGGATACTATGACAATTCAATGGTTTCCAGGACATATGGCAAAGGCAAAACGAGAAGTTCAGGAAAAATTGAAATTAGTGGATTTTGTTATCGAATTAGTTGATGCCCGGGTGCCGGATTCCTCACAAAATCCCATGCTGCAAGAGGTGCTGCAAAATAAGCCGCGCATGCGTGTATTGATGAAAAAGGATTTAGCTGATCCGGCAATTACACGTCTGTGGATGGATCGGTTCGAGGCTGAAGGTATCAAATCTGTTGCAGTGGATGTGCAGAACAAACAAGATGTGCAATTGGTCATTGCTGCTGCCAAGGAAATGGGCAAAGAAAAGCAGGAAAAGCTCATGAAAAAGGGTGTAAGACCACGGGCTTCCAGAGCAATGATTCTAGGTATTCCGAATGTGGGTAAATCAACACTGATTAACCGGCTGGTGAACAGAAAAATAGCTAAAACGGGAGACCGGCCAGGTGTGACCACCAGTCAACAGTGGATAAAAGTAAAGAAGGATTTTGAACTTTTGGATACACCGGGTATTTTATGGCCAAAATTCGAAGATGAACTGGTCGGCTATCGTCTGGCCGCTATTGGAACGATAAAAGATCAATTGCTGCCGAAAGAAGATATCGCTGCTTTTATTGTCAACTTTTTAAAAGAAGCTTATCCATCCCTGCTTCAGGAGCGATATGGCTTAGAAGGGGAAAATGACATGGGAATCATCTTTGAAAAAATCGGCGGTTCCAGAGGCTGTTTGGAAAGTGGAGGACGGGTGAATTTTGAGAAAACTGCAGAAGTGATCATCCGCGATCTGCGTTCTGGCCGATTGGGCAGGTTGACTTTAGAAGGCCCTGAATAAGACAGGCCGGACGATACACTAATGTTATGTAAAGGGCATCCGTCATTGTGGATGCCTTTCGTGCTTCATTACCAGAAAATATAGTCGATATAATGGATATGGGGGAATTGAAATTGGTATCCGATATGAAAATTGCTAAGATCAGGGAGCATTTGGACACGGATCAAGTATCTGATTCGTTTCTTGAAGAGTTGAAGAAAGATAACCGTAAGGGAGTACATAAATTAATAGCAGGCTATCAAAAACGAAAACAACAGCAATCCATACAGCAAGAGCTTTTTGTTCAAATGAGTGTGTATGAAAAAAAACATTATCAGGTCGGTAATAAGGTAGCAGGTATAGATGAAGCTGGCAGGGGCCCATTGGCAGGACCTGTTGTTGCGGCAGCAGTGATTTTAGGGGAATCTTTCTACCTGCCGGGCCTGAATGACTCCAAACAATTAAGCGAACAGACCCGGGAGGCATATTACCACTACATCATACAACACGCAGAGGCTTACGGTATTGGTGTCGTTGAAAGCGAAGAAATCGACCAGCTCAATATTTATCAAGCATCCAAGCACGCTATGCGCAAGGCAGTGGATGGACTCGCTTTTCA
Encoded proteins:
- the trmD gene encoding tRNA (guanosine(37)-N1)-methyltransferase TrmD translates to MKIDILTLFPEMFDGVMNHSILKKAQESGAFQYRLVNFREYSQNKHKKVDDYPYGGGAGMVLTPQPVFDAVEDLSADRSDKRAEPRVVLMCPQGEPYNQAKAMELANEEHLIFICGHYEGYDERIREHIATDEISIGDYVLTGGELGAMVVIDSVVRLLPGVLGNESSAPEDSFSTGLLEHPHYTRPLDFRGMRVPDVLVSGNHGKIEEWRRLQSLKRTYQRRKDLLDGFQLTDKERQWLEGLNDE
- the rplS gene encoding 50S ribosomal protein L19, which gives rise to MQNILEEVTREQLRTDHPDFRPGDTVKVHVKVVEGNRERIQVFEGVVIKRQNGGISETFTVRKISYGVGVERTFPVHSPRIDKIEVSRRGKVRRAKLYYLRNLRGKAARIKEIR
- the lepB gene encoding signal peptidase I, whose product is MAKKKNEWLDWIKALLIAGLLAVIVRMFLFAPIVVDGPSMLPTLHNGDHMIVNKFNYLVGDPHRFDIVVFHATAQKDYIKRVIGIPGDHVEVKNDTLYINGEAVEEPYLKSAKQMMDGNQHYTVDFSLEELPGGYEEVPENHVLVLGDNRGNSTDSRLLGLISYDQLVGEVQLLYWPFDRFRLYT
- the ylqF gene encoding ribosome biogenesis GTPase YlqF, with the translated sequence MTIQWFPGHMAKAKREVQEKLKLVDFVIELVDARVPDSSQNPMLQEVLQNKPRMRVLMKKDLADPAITRLWMDRFEAEGIKSVAVDVQNKQDVQLVIAAAKEMGKEKQEKLMKKGVRPRASRAMILGIPNVGKSTLINRLVNRKIAKTGDRPGVTTSQQWIKVKKDFELLDTPGILWPKFEDELVGYRLAAIGTIKDQLLPKEDIAAFIVNFLKEAYPSLLQERYGLEGENDMGIIFEKIGGSRGCLESGGRVNFEKTAEVIIRDLRSGRLGRLTLEGPE
- a CDS encoding ribonuclease HII, translated to MDAFRASLPENIVDIMDMGELKLVSDMKIAKIREHLDTDQVSDSFLEELKKDNRKGVHKLIAGYQKRKQQQSIQQELFVQMSVYEKKHYQVGNKVAGIDEAGRGPLAGPVVAAAVILGESFYLPGLNDSKQLSEQTREAYYHYIIQHAEAYGIGVVESEEIDQLNIYQASKHAMRKAVDGLAFQPDHILVDAVPLDGVSSTVEAIVKGDQKSISIAAASILAKVTRDWMMESLDERYPMYQFKSNKGYGTKAHLEALKTYGASPCHRKSFSPVREQILE